From Microbacterium sp. LWH7-1.2:
CGTTCGGGCACTACAACGACACCGCGAAAGAGGGCCTGCGCCAGGCCGGCTGGGAGATGGCTCGCACCATCGAACCCGGCTACGTCACGATCGGCACGGACAAGCTCGCCCTGCCCACCGTGCGTATCAACTACGGCATGGGGCTGGACGCGCTGATCAACCTCATCGGGTGACGGCGGCGGGCGGAACACCGCGCATTACAGGGTCGAATTAACCTCTGTCAAGCTTTTCGCAAGAAGCCTCTTCCGATCAGGCCCCCACCGCAGTACATTTACAGGGCGCAGGGGGGCGCGGTACCCGAAACCAACGTTCCCTTTCGACCCGACAACCCGGCCGGGTCTGCGCACTGGGGTTGGTCAGTTCGACGTTGCCGTCGCGCCGTCCGACTGGGGAAGCACATGTCTGCTAAGGACGCGTCGTCGTGCGCGCGGTGGACCGCGGTCTGAAGCCGACCGCGATCAACGCGGCGCCCACGGGCGCCGGAGGAGTGACCCGAACGCTCCTCCGACGTCCACCCCTGACGCGCCCGATCTTCGACGTGCTGCCCGACGCGATCGCCCCTCGCGTTCAGCCGTCGCTGGAGCGCCGCCATCTCTGGGAGCGGCGCTACCGGCGACGGTTGGTCGCGACCGACGCGGCCTGCGTCACCGCGGCGGCCATCGCGGCGATGGTCTTCGAGACGGGGGTTCCCGCATCCCTCGCCGCCCTCGCACAGCCGGCACGCATCGGGGTCTTCGTCGTCTGCGCATGGATGGCGCTGCTGTGGCTCGCCCGCACGCGCGAGCCGTCGGTGCTCGGCGCGGGAGCCGCCGAGTACATGCGCCTCGGGCACGCGACGGGCTTCGCCTTCGGCATCCTGTCGACCGTCTTCATCCTGGCTCAGCTGCCCGGGTTGCGCGCGCAACTGATCATCGCTCTTCCGTGCGGGCTCGTCGCGCTCGTGCTCACGCGCCGCCTGTGGCGCAAGTGGCTGATCCACGAGCGCGAGCGGGGCGAGTGCGTCTCCCGGGTCATCGTCGCCGGCACTCGCGACGACGTCGAGTACGTCATCGACAAGCTGACGCACGACCCGCATCACGCGTACATGGTGATCGGCGCGACGACGACGGACGGGGTGTTCGACCCCATCGACATCGAGGATCACCACTACCCGGTGATCGGGTCGATCCGCCTCACCGCGAGGTATGGACGCGAGGCCGGCGCCGACGCCATCGTCGTCGCCAGCACGCCCGAGAACGACCGCGACTTCGTACGGCGACTGGGATGGGAGCTGGAGGGCAGCGCTGCGGAACTCGTGCTGTGCAACAGGCTCACCGACGTGGCAGGGCCTCGCCTGTCTCTGCGGCCCCTCGACGGACTTCCCCTCGTGCAGGTCAAGATCCCGGAGTTCGAGGGGGGCGTCCACGCCATCAAGCGGGGGATGGACGTCGCGCTGTCGCTGCTCGCCCTCGTGCCGATCGCGCTCATCGCACCCTTCGTGGCGATCGCCATCAAACTCGATTCGCGCGGGCCCGTGCTGTTCCACCAGCTGCGTGTGGGCCGTGACGGCCGGCAGTTCTGGATGCTGAAGTTCCGGACGATGGTCGCCGACGCGGAGATACGGCGAGCAGAGCTGGTCCCCCACGACGAGGGCGCGGGGCCGCTGTTCAAGATGAAGAGCGACCCCCGCGTGACGCGGGTGGGGGCGGTGCTGCGAAGGTTCTCGATCGACGAGATGCCGCAGTTCGTGAATGTGCTGCGCGGCGACATGAGCATCGTCGGCCCGCGGCCGCCGCTGCCGTCCGAGGTGACGTCGTACGACGGCACCGTCTACCGCCGCCTGTACATCAAGCCAGGTATCACCGGACTCTGGCAGATCAGCGGGCGCAGCGATCTGTCGTGGGACGACAGCGTGCGGCTCGACCTGCGCTACGTCGAGAACTGGTCCATCGCGACCGACCTCATGATCATGTGGCGTACCGCGCACGTGATGATCGCGCCGAAGGGCGCCTACTGATGCCCCGGCGGACGACTTGGCCGGCGACAACGGCGTCGCCGGCCGCCAACGACCGGATCCGCGGTCACACGCCGCCATACCCGCCGTGTGCAAACCGGCGATCGCGTGTGACGACAGCCCGTTCCCCCAAGCGGGCGTGGCCGCGGGTCCCTGGGGTGGCGTGGAGCAGAGAACATTCCCGTAGAGGAATACTTCTCCCGCTCGATTCCGGGTGGCCCGTCGGCTGGGGTCCGGGTCACCCCGAGACGACGCGGAGTCCCGAGAATTCGACCGCCTGGTCCGTCTTGTAGTCCTTGAACAGGCGCACCCAGGTGCCGCGGAGAGCCGCGCCTGCGAGGACCGCCTCGAGCGCCGTGCGGTCGGCCACCGTCACGCGCACGTGGTCGTCGTCCAGGTCGATCCGGACACGCACCGCTGAGCCTGCGGTCGGCACCTCCACCTTGCCGGTGGACACCGGGGACCCGGTCACACCCCGCTCGTACGGAGCGATCTCGATCGTCCCGTCGACGTCGAACGTCAGCTGACAGCCGGTGGCATCTCCTCGCTCGCCCTGCCCTCCCGGCGCGTCGCCGCTCAATGCGAACACCACGCCGGCGGAGCCCTTCGGGGGTACGGCATCCGGCCAGACGATGGTCGCGTCCAGGCGGCGGATCCTCTTGTCTGGGGCGGCCAGCGAACCCATGAGGTAGCTCGTCGCGCTCGCACCCTGGATGCGCAGGGACTGCCTCGACGGGACGAGCACGGGCTGAGACGACCAGCCGAGGGTGTCGATCGCCGAGGGCAGGTCGCCGGCCGCTCGCCGCCCGGTGGCGAAGGCGTCCCGGTCCGCGGGCCGGCCGTCGACGAGGTAGGCGATATTGGAGCACATCATGCCCCGGACGCCCAGGCCGGCGAGCCGCTGGACCTGATCGTGGAACCGCACCTCCCAGCACATCACGGGGAGCCCTGTGCCCACGACCTTCCGGATCATCTCGTCGGATGCCGAAGTGGGCACACCGAGGATGTCGAATGTCGCCGCGAACTCGTCCAGGCGGTCGAGCTGTTCGTCGTCGAAGTAGCCCCACGCACGGTAGCCCCTCTCCTTCGCGGCCCGCACCTGTGCGGCCGGCGCCCATTGCTTCCACACGAAGCGATCCGTCGGACGGGCCTGAGCATCCAGGATGTCCAGGATCGGCATCGTGTTCGTCCCCTGCTTGTCCTCGATGAAGACGAGCACCTCAGGGCCGAGTTCCCGCAGCACGTCCTCGAGCCTCGAGACCGGCTCCAGCGGGGTGTTGACGCCGAGCCAGCTGCGCGCGTCCACCTCGAGGGCGCTCACCTCGCTCCAGGTCATGTCGCCGATCTTCTTGTCGACGCCGAGCACCCTCTCGGCGGACAGGTCGTGATGGCAGACGAGGACTCCGTCCGAGGTCGAGCAGACCGAGATCTCGATCGCATCGGCCCCGGCCAGCGATGCGTTCCGATACGCCGTGAGGGTGTGCTCCGGCCAGTTGTCGCCGCTCCCGCGGTGTCCGACGTAGAACCTCGGTCGAGCGAGGAGCTCGGCTACCGACGAGGGAGCCGGTGGGCGTGAGGGGGTGGGCGTGGGCGACGGAGAGGGCGAGGGGCTCGGGGGAATCGCGTTCGGCGTGGGCTTCGGCCCTGGCACTGCCGTGCAGCCCGCCAGGAGCGCGGTCGACAGCCCCACGATCAGGAACCCGCGACGCGAGATCGGAGAAGGTGTCATCGCGTCTCCCCCGTTTCTCGTGGGACGCCTGCCCGGCCGTTCACCGAAGAAGCGGCCTGGACCCGGCGATCTGCGGACTTACGGCGCTGCCGTGTAGGTGAGCGTCAATGTCGGGCGATACGCCGCGCTGGTCGCCTCTCGCGACCAGATACGGACATTGTCCGTCCCGGCCGTACTCGACATGCGCACCGTCACCGTCTGACCCGCCAGCCCGGCGAGATCCGCCGCGCTGAGGGTCGCCGTGTAGGCCGTGTTGACAGCGGCGGCACCGGACAGCTGGCCGATGGCACCGGACGCGGTCTGCGTGATCCGGTTGTTCCACGTCATCGTCGTCTCATCCCACGTGCCCGACATCAGGTGGAAGACATGCGTGTCGGCGGATGCCGCGGTGGTGTCTGTCGACGTGCGGACGGCGAGCGAGACGCTTGTCAGCTGCATGCCGGCCGGCGCTGCCGGGAGCGCGAACGACAGGAACGACTCGATCGCCGTGTTGAACCGCGACGACAGCTGGTTGGTCGTGCCGTACAGCCCGGCCGGGTTACTGGCGGCCACCATCGTGTCGGCGCTCGTCACCACCGTCTGCACGACGGGCGGCACGGTCGGTGGTGTGATGGTTGCCGTGGCCGCTGCCGATGCCGCGCTGACGTTGCCCGCAGCATCCCGAGCAGTCACCTTGTAGTGCCATGTGCCCGCCGGCCGCCCGTTGTCGGCATAGGAGGTCGTGGTCACGTCGGCGAGCCGGGACGATGCGTCGGCGGTGAAGTCCGCGGCGCTGCCGCGATAGACCGTGTACCCGGTCACTCCGGTGTTGTCGGTGGAGGCGGACCACGTGAGGTTGACGTCGGCATTGTCGACGACGGATGCCGAGATACCCGCCGGCACCGACGGCGCCTCCGTGTCGGGACCCGCCACGGGGGTGAACGTGAGCTTGACGGACGGCCGGTACGTCGCCGACGTCGCTTCCGCGGACCACAGCCGGACGTTGTCGCCGCCCGCACTCGACATCCGCAGCGTGACCGTCTGACCCAGGGCCGACGCGAACGGCTCGGGGCTCAGCGCGACGGTGTATGGCGTGTTGAGCGCCGCTGCACCGGTGAGACTGCCGAGCACGCCCGAGGCCGTGGTCTGCGGACGGTTGTTCCAGTTGACCGCGGCCTCGGTCCAGGCTCCGGACATCAGCCGGAAATCGTGGGCGTTCGCGGACGCGGCGGTGCTGTCTGTCGACGTGCGCACCGAGAGAACCGCGCCGGTCAGCGCGGTGCCGGCGGGCGCTGCCGGCAGCGGAACAGCGAGGAACGACTCGATCGTTCCGCCCGTCCCGCGGGACGACAGCTGGTTCGACGTGCCGTACAGCGTGGTGGGAGAGGACTGCGCGACCATCGCGTCGTCGGTGATCGGCACGGTGATCTCGACCGGCGTGCCGCCGTTCGCGAGGATGGTCGCGTAGGTGCTCGCAGAGGCGGCACTCACGTTGTTCTCCGCGTCTCTGGCCGTCACCCTGTAGTACCAGATCCCCTGCGTGCGCCCGTTGTCCGAGTATGTCGGCGCCGTCACGTCGGCGATCTTCGAGGCGGCATCGGCGGTGAAGCCCGCCGTCGTCCCTCGATAGACGCTGTAGCCGGTGACGCCCACATTGTCCGTCGAAGGCGACCACGTTACGGTCACGTCGGCATTGTTGGCGACGGAGGTCGCGAGTCCGGCCGGCACGGTCGGCGCCTGCGTGTCAGGACCGGAGACGGGCGTGAACGTCAGCCGCAGGGACGGGCGGTAGCCGGTCGACGACGCCTCTGCGGACCACACGCGGACGTTGTCGGCGGTGGTGCCCGACATGCGCAGGGTCACGGTCTGCCCGAGGAAGGAGGATAGGCCGTCCGCGCCCAGAGCGACGGTGTACGGCGTGTTGAGCGCCGTCGCGCCGCTGAGCGTGCCGAGCACGCCGCTCGCGGACGTGGTCGGGCGGTTGTTCCAGTTGACGGCGTCCTCGCTCCACGCCCCCGTGACGAGCCGGAACTGAGGCGAGTCCGTCGTGGCGGCGGTGCTGTCGTTCGACGTGCGGACCGCCAGCACCGCGCTCGTCAGCACGGTCCCCGCGGGTGCCGCCGGGAGCTGCAGCCGGATGAACGACTCGATGGTGCCGCTCGTGCCCCGCGCCGACAGCTGGTTGGACGAGCCGTACAGCGTGGTGGGCGCGGACTGCGCCACCATCGCATCCTCAGTGGGCGTCAGCGTGACCTCGATCGCCTGGGACGGCGGCTGGACGGTCACCGATGCGGATGCTGCGGCGCTGATGTTGCCCGCGGCATCCTGCGCCGTCACCTTGTAGTACCAGGTGCCGGCGGCGCGACCTGTGTCGACGTGACCCGGCGTCGTGACTTCCGCGATGCGGTTGCCCGCACCCGGTGTGAAGCCTGCGGTGAGGCTCCGGTACAGGACGTAGGAGCTGACGCCGCGGTCGTCGGTCGAGGCATCCCACGACAGCGTGACATTGGTTCCGCTGGACAGGGTCGCAGTGAAATTGCCCGGCGTGCTCGGGGCGGTCACATCCGGCGGGACGATGGTCACGGCTGCGGTGTGGGAGGGCGGGCTGGCGTTGCCGGCCGCGTCCCGTGCGACGACGCGGTAGTACTTCGCGCCCGCCGAGAGTCCGCTCTCGCTGAACGATGTGCCGGCGACCGTCCCGACGAGCGTCCCGTCGGCGATGGCGAAGCCCGAGGTCGCGCCCCGGTAGACCGCGTACTCCGTGACGTCGACGTTGTCGGCCGAGGGCGCCCACGTGACGGTCACGCCGTCCGCCCCCACCTGAGTCGCGGCCGCACTGGCGGGCGTCGTCGGTGGATCGATGTCGGTCACGTCGAGCTGTCCGGCCGACGACGGTGCGCTCTCGTTCTCGGCGCCGTCGACCGCGATCACCCGGTAGTAGTAGGTGCCCAGTGCCGGGGAGTCCTCGTGGTACGAGGTGGTCGCGGTGGTCGCGAGGAAGGAGTCCGCGTCGGCGACGAAGTCGCCCGTCGCGCCTCGGTAGACGCGGTACTCGAGCACACGGGTGTTGTCGGCCGACGCCGTCCACGACACGTCCACCCCACCGGAGCCGTGCGTCGCAGCGACGCCGGACGGCGCGCTCGGCGGGGCGACATCCTGCACCCCGAGCGCATAGTGCCGCGCGATCTCGTTGGCGCTCAAGCCACCGCTGTAGAGCGAGAACTCGTCGAGCGTCCCGCGGAAGTAGGAGTTCAACGTCGCGGACGGCCAGCTGGTGAGGTTGCCTCCGCCGATCCGCCAGTAGCCGTTGGAGGTCTCCGCCCCGGTGACGGTGCTCTGAGCCACCAGCGCGCCGTCGACGTAGAGCTTGCGGCCGGAGGAATCCAGCACCCCGACCGCCTGGTGCCAGTTGCCGTCGGCATAGCCCAGCGGGCTGGTCACGACCACGTTGCTGGAACCGACCCGCGAGCCGAAGACGAGATTGCCGCCCGACGTCATGTACAGGTGCTTGTCGTAGCTCGTGCCATTGCCGATCTGTGCGTTCTCGAACCCGAACAGCTTGCCGCCGGGGGTCGTGGTGTTGAACCAGATCTCACCCGTCATCGCCGCCGTGGGGGTGAGCGAGGCCTGCGTCGCGACGGTGCCCAGGATGGTGCCGGGGGTCGTCACCGCCGTGTTGCCGGGGATGATGCCGGTCTGGCCCTTGGTGACGCCGGTCCGATACGCGCCGGGGTACGTCGCGAAGCGCGCGGCGTCGGCCGCGGTGGTGCCGGATGCCTCACCGAGGCGCCAGTAGAGCGTCGGATCGGCAGCGAAGACGCGGGTCCCGTACGCGTCGGCGGGCGCCTGGTTCAGGCCGAGGTCTCGACCCGCCGCCTGATAGTGGTCGGCCACGGCGCCGGCGGTGAGCGCGGTCGGGTAGACGGCCGTCTCGTCGATCGTGCCGGCGAAGAAGTTGCTCGTCGGGCGGCTCGGCCAGCCGGAGAGGTTGTCACCGCCGACGTGCCACACGCCCCAGTACGCCTGAGCCACGGCGTTCGTGTTCTGCGCCACGCGGACGCCGTCGACGTAGAGCGCCATGCCGCCGGCACCCTGCGTGCCCACCACGTGATGCCACGACCCGTCGTTCAGAGCGGTGGGCGAGGTCAGCGTGACGGTCGAGCCCGTATAGGCGCCGAAGAGCACACGACCCGTGTTGGTCATGTACAGGTGCCGGTCGTAGCTGCCGCTGAGGACCGTCGCACCGTTGTCGGTGCGCGGGCGCCCGCTTCCGAATCCGACGATCTTCCCCCCGCGGGTGGTCGTCGTCTTGATCCACGTCTCGACGCTGTAGGTCGTCGGCGCCGGGGCCAGACCCTCGTGCCAGACGTAGTCGTCGGCACCGTCGAAGGCGAGCGATCCACTGGGGTCGCTCGCGACGGGGGTGTCGACCGAGCCGGCCGTGCCGTTCTCGAGGACGCCGGCTTGGCGGCTGGTGTTCGTGGCAGACGCGGAGGCGTCCTGCAGCCACGAGGCCGCAGCATCCCCACGCCAGAAGATGGCCGGGGCGCTCGCGCGGACGGATGCTGCGTAATCAGCGACCGACGCGACCGCCGTCGCCGTCGCCACCTGCGAGAGAACGGAGGTGTTGCTGCCATCCGTCGCGCGGACGCGGTAGGTGTACGTCTCCCCCGCGACCACCCCGGTGTCCACGAACGTCACCTGCGGACGGTTCCACCAGACGGACGAGGCCGTGCCGCTCCAGATCGGGCTGGACGAGTTGTTGCGGAACACCTGATAGGTCAGCTGGGAGTCGTCGTCGTCGAGCGAGGTCCGGATCCGGACGTCGATGGAGCCGCTGCTCTGTGCCACCGCAGCCACGGCCGGAGCCGGCGGGTTGCCGGTGTCGGTGGTCCCGAAGCGCGTGAGGTGGTCTTGAGCCACGCCGTTGATCGTCGTGAAGTCACCGCCGCTCCACATGTACCGCTGGCCGTTGGACTTGCCGGTCGCGATGACCAGTACGCGTGGCCCGATCCCCTCACCGATCCCGTCGTTGGACTTGGGGTCCCAGGCGAAATGCGATCCGTCGACGGTGCTCTGCGCCAGGAAGTAGTGGCGCATGCCGTCCTGCTGGAAGTGCATCTCGTCGCAGTTGTGGCCGTGGCTCACCGAGTAGAGGGTCGTCTGGTCCTGCAGCGTCATCTGGGTGGCACCGAGACAGGTATCGCGCCACAGCTGGTCGCCCGTGGCCCACGAGAACGCCGCCCGCCCGTCGAAGACCCCGCCGCCGGTGCCCTCGTTGGAGATGTAGAACTTGCCGTCGTCTGCGCTGAAGATGTGCTTGGTCACCGATGTGTTCGCGATGAACCCGGACGGGTAGGTGCGGATGTTCGCACCCGTGACCGCGTCGACGATGGCGATCGAGTGCGAGTACGCACCGTTGACGCTGAAGAAGTCCCCGCCGATCGCGACCTTCGTGCCGTCCGGCGAGACGCCGATGCCGCGTCCGATGTCGTCGACGTTCGCCGTCCAGGGAAGCAGCGCGCCGGTCGTCACGTCGACAGCGGCGAAGCGCTGGCGCGACTCGCCGCCCACGGTGAGGAACATCCCGCCGAAGTACATCGTCGTCCCCTTCACCGCGATCGTCTGCACGATCGAGGAGATGCTGGGGAGTCGCAGCCCCGTCACGGTGCACGTGCGCACGTCGATCTGGGCGATGCGGCCGGTGGAGACGCCGCCGACGTTCGAGAAGTTGCCGCCGATGTAGACGCTGTTGCCGTCGGGTGCCGTCGTGGCGGCGTAGATCGCCGGTGTCCCGCCGACCAGCGAAAGGCTCAGCTGGCAGCTGTCGGGGTTGCCCGTCTCGGCGTCGAGGATCGCAAGCCCGTTCGCGGTGATCGGCGAGCCGGATCCTCCTTCAGGCGGACGCAGCTCGCTGAACGTCCCCCCGGCCACGACCTTGCCGGCCGATTGCGCGAGCGCGTACACCGTCCCGTTGGTCTGCCACGTGGGTAGTTCGTCGGCGGTGAAGCCGACGCCTGGCGAGAGTGCCGAGGCTCGATCGGACGGTGTGACGACCACGAGACCGACGACGAGTGCCAACGATGCGACGACACCCACCCAGATACGTGAGACCACAGGTCACGCTCCCCAATGCCCACGGTCGGGTCCGCGGGCCTCCCAGTAGCACCGTCGGGTTCCCAGTCGCGGGCTCGGACACTCTCCCCTGAGTGTGGCGCTCGGCATTCGGGACGATGCTACGCACACTGTACATCGCGGTCCGCGCTTTGTCTCCTCAGGATTTGCTTGTCAGTGATCACGTGTGCTATGCGGCGACTATCCCTGGTGAGGCGGGTGAACGCCGCTCGCCCGAACGGCGTATTCCGCGGGACGCCGCCGCGATGTATGGTGTGCGCGAAGACATGCACCCCGCCGGCAGGCGGGGGCATGCCGGTCGATGAACCCGAAACCGTCGACCGGCGTACCCGACGATCGTCGTACCCGAAACCGGCGGTCGTCGTACCCGAGATCCACGGCGGACGTCGCCCGAGATCGAGGGGTGGGGACGGACGGCGCTTCAGAGCGCTCTCCGGGTGATGCGTTGCGACGAGGTGGTCGGGCGCGTCTGGGAGGACAGATGGCTGGGCGATCGACCGGTGCGAAGCAGCGCCGAGCACCGCGCGTGCTGTTCATCGGCATCAACTACGCGCCCGAACCGACCGGCATCGCGCCGTACACGGCAGGCATGGCCCAGGCCCTCGCAGGGCGCGGATGGCACGTGGGTGCGATCACGACCCACCCGCATTACCCGTGGTGGAAGGTCCAGGACGGCTTCGGCGGCTGGAAGCGTGTGGAGCAGCAGGAAGGCGTCGACGTCACGCGTCTGAGCCACTACGTGCCACACCGCCACACCATGGTGGATCGAGCGCTGTCGGAGGTGACCTTCGGCGTGAGAGCAGACCTCTCCTCTTGGCGGCATCCGGACGCCGTCGTCCTCGTCAGCCCGGCGATGATCTCCTCGCGGCTGGCCGCCGCCCGGGCCGCGCTCTCAGGGATCCCGACGATCGTCTGGGTCCAGGACATCTACACGCTCGGCGCCCGTGAGACGGGCGCCGTGTCCCGTCGGGCGGAGACGATCGCGGCGCTGGAGCGCGGACTGGTGAGATCAGCCGACCGTGTCGTGGTGATCCACGACCGGTTCCGCCGTGTCCTCCGCGAGGAGCTCTCCGTCGATACTCCCGTCGACGTCGTGCGGAACTGGTCGCACGTGACGACCGACGATGCCGGGCGCGACCGCGCGCTGCGCCGAGAGCTCGGCTGGGGAGACGATGACGTCGTCGTCCTGCACGCCGGGAACATCGGCGCCAAGCAGGGGCTGGAGAACGTCGTCCTGGCGTCGCGCGAGGCCGAGCGCCGTGGATCCCGCGTGAGGTTCGTGCTCCTGGGCGATGGGAACCAGCGTCCGGCACTCGAGGCCATGGGCGCGTGCTCGCGACTGCAGTTTCTCGATCCTCTGCCCGACGGCCTGTTCGAGCGCGCCCTCGCATCCGCCGACATCCTTCTTGTCAACGAGCTTCCAGGGCTCACCGAGATGGCCGTCCCCAGCAAGCTGACGACGTACTTCGCGACCGGGCTTCCGGTGATCGCGGCCGTCGACTCGTCGAGCATCACGCACGATGAGATCTCGGCAGCAGGCGCCGGCCCCTGCGTTCCGGCCGGCGATCCGGTAGCGCTGGTCGATGCGGCGGAACGGTTGGCGGCGGACCCCGCCGCAGCGCGGATGTTCGGCGCGTCGTCGCGAACGTTCCGGGATCTTCATCTGGATGTCGGGGCAGCGGTCGCGGCCTTCGAGGGGAGTCTGACGAGGGCGATCGCCACCGGCCGTCGCGCGCCGTTCAGCGCGCTGGCCGATTCGATGGGCAGGGGACTGGGCACCGTCGCGCGCCGCGCATCGGCCGGCGCGGGTGGTGGCGATCGGCCTCTCACCGGCCGGCACCGCCACCCCTGAGCGGGCCTGGGCTTTCCCCTTCCCGTCGGCGGGCGCACCCGCCCGACGGCGGGACTCGCGGCTGACCGATCCGCTCGCCCCGCCATCGGGCTTTCGCGCGTCAGGGAGTCGTGTAGACGAGGGTGAGGGTGGGGCGATAGTCCGCTGCCGTCGCCTCCCTCGACCACAGCCGCACGTTGTCACTGCCCGCCGCACTCGACAACCGAAGCGTGACCGACGTACCGGCCAGCGGTGCGAGATCGCTCGGCGACAGCGTCGCGGTGTACGGCGTGTTGACGGCGGTCGCCCCCGTGAGCTGGCCCAGAACAGCGGCACTCACCGTGGTCGGACGGTTGTTCCAGGTGATCGTGCTCTCCTGCCACGTACCGCTGCTCAGGCGGAACTCATGGATGTCGGTCGATCCGGCGGTCGGATCGGTCGACGTCCGCAGCGAGATCGTCGCCGACGTGAGGACCTGCCCGGCCGGCGCGGCCGGGAGGTCGAACCGCAGGAAGGACTCGATCGTGGTGTTGAACCGCGAAGAGAGCTGGTTCGTCGTGCCGTAGGCGAACGTGGGGTTGACCGCCGCAGCCATCGAGTCCGCGCTCGTCACGATCGTCTGCGTCGTGGGCGGAGCCGGCGGACTGGTCACCACCGCGTTCGCCGCAGCCGAAGCCGCGCTCACGTTCGACGACGCGTCTGTCGCGGCCACCTTGTAGTACCAGGTGCCCTGTGGTCGGGCACTGTCGGTGAAGGTCGTCTGCATCGCATTGCCGATACGAGAAGCATCGTTCGCCGTGAAGCCCGCCGTTGTGCCCCGGTAGACGATGTAGCCGGTGACGCCGACGTTGTCGGTCGAGGCATTCCAGTTCAGTTCGACGTTGTTGCCGCCTTCGACGGTCGCCGTCAATCCCGTGGGCACACTCGGAGCGGTGTTGTCGGGAGCGACGATGACGACGGAGGCCGCGCTCGACGCGCCTGAGACATTCCCTGCGGCGTCGCGGGCGGTCACCTTGTAGTACCACGTGCCCTCGGAGAGCGGCTCGTCGTGATACGAGGTGCCGGCGACGTTGGCCTGGATGAGGGTATCCGCGCTCGGCACGAAGCCCGCGTCCGAGCCTCGGTAGAGCGCGTAGCCCGTCACCCCTGCGTTGTCGGTCGAGGCCGTCCAGGAGACATCCGCCGCCTGGCCCGCCGCCACCGCGCTCACACCGGTCGGCGTGCTCGGCGGGACGCCGTCCACGACCGTCACGGCAGCGGAAGCCGCCGAGGCGACGCTCGCGTTGTTCGCACCGTCGAATGCCACGACCTTGTAGTAGAACGTGCCCGGAGGCGGAGCCACGTCTTCGAACGTCGTCCCGCTCGCCGTACCGCGGAGCGTGTCGGCGGCGGGAGTGAACCCGGCCGTCGTCCCACGGTAGACCCGATACCCCGCGACGCCGACGTTGTCGGTCGACGCGGACCACGCCACGTCCACGTTGGCACCGTCGAACGATGCCCCGACGCCCAAGGGCGGGGTCGGCGCGACAGTGTCGACGAATCCCGTTCCGACGTTGAAGTGGTTCTG
This genomic window contains:
- a CDS encoding glycosyltransferase; translated protein: MAGRSTGAKQRRAPRVLFIGINYAPEPTGIAPYTAGMAQALAGRGWHVGAITTHPHYPWWKVQDGFGGWKRVEQQEGVDVTRLSHYVPHRHTMVDRALSEVTFGVRADLSSWRHPDAVVLVSPAMISSRLAAARAALSGIPTIVWVQDIYTLGARETGAVSRRAETIAALERGLVRSADRVVVIHDRFRRVLREELSVDTPVDVVRNWSHVTTDDAGRDRALRRELGWGDDDVVVLHAGNIGAKQGLENVVLASREAERRGSRVRFVLLGDGNQRPALEAMGACSRLQFLDPLPDGLFERALASADILLVNELPGLTEMAVPSKLTTYFATGLPVIAAVDSSSITHDEISAAGAGPCVPAGDPVALVDAAERLAADPAAARMFGASSRTFRDLHLDVGAAVAAFEGSLTRAIATGRRAPFSALADSMGRGLGTVARRASAGAGGGDRPLTGRHRHP
- a CDS encoding DNRLRE domain-containing protein, whose translation is MVSRIWVGVVASLALVVGLVVVTPSDRASALSPGVGFTADELPTWQTNGTVYALAQSAGKVVAGGTFSELRPPEGGSGSPITANGLAILDAETGNPDSCQLSLSLVGGTPAIYAATTAPDGNSVYIGGNFSNVGGVSTGRIAQIDVRTCTVTGLRLPSISSIVQTIAVKGTTMYFGGMFLTVGGESRQRFAAVDVTTGALLPWTANVDDIGRGIGVSPDGTKVAIGGDFFSVNGAYSHSIAIVDAVTGANIRTYPSGFIANTSVTKHIFSADDGKFYISNEGTGGGVFDGRAAFSWATGDQLWRDTCLGATQMTLQDQTTLYSVSHGHNCDEMHFQQDGMRHYFLAQSTVDGSHFAWDPKSNDGIGEGIGPRVLVIATGKSNGQRYMWSGGDFTTINGVAQDHLTRFGTTDTGNPPAPAVAAVAQSSGSIDVRIRTSLDDDDSQLTYQVFRNNSSSPIWSGTASSVWWNRPQVTFVDTGVVAGETYTYRVRATDGSNTSVLSQVATATAVASVADYAASVRASAPAIFWRGDAAASWLQDASASATNTSRQAGVLENGTAGSVDTPVASDPSGSLAFDGADDYVWHEGLAPAPTTYSVETWIKTTTTRGGKIVGFGSGRPRTDNGATVLSGSYDRHLYMTNTGRVLFGAYTGSTVTLTSPTALNDGSWHHVVGTQGAGGMALYVDGVRVAQNTNAVAQAYWGVWHVGGDNLSGWPSRPTSNFFAGTIDETAVYPTALTAGAVADHYQAAGRDLGLNQAPADAYGTRVFAADPTLYWRLGEASGTTAADAARFATYPGAYRTGVTKGQTGIIPGNTAVTTPGTILGTVATQASLTPTAAMTGEIWFNTTTPGGKLFGFENAQIGNGTSYDKHLYMTSGGNLVFGSRVGSSNVVVTSPLGYADGNWHQAVGVLDSSGRKLYVDGALVAQSTVTGAETSNGYWRIGGGNLTSWPSATLNSYFRGTLDEFSLYSGGLSANEIARHYALGVQDVAPPSAPSGVAATHGSGGVDVSWTASADNTRVLEYRVYRGATGDFVADADSFLATTATTSYHEDSPALGTYYYRVIAVDGAENESAPSSAGQLDVTDIDPPTTPASAAATQVGADGVTVTWAPSADNVDVTEYAVYRGATSGFAIADGTLVGTVAGTSFSESGLSAGAKYYRVVARDAAGNASPPSHTAAVTIVPPDVTAPSTPGNFTATLSSGTNVTLSWDASTDDRGVSSYVLYRSLTAGFTPGAGNRIAEVTTPGHVDTGRAAGTWYYKVTAQDAAGNISAAASASVTVQPPSQAIEVTLTPTEDAMVAQSAPTTLYGSSNQLSARGTSGTIESFIRLQLPAAPAGTVLTSAVLAVRTSNDSTAATTDSPQFRLVTGAWSEDAVNWNNRPTTSASGVLGTLSGATALNTPYTVALGADGLSSFLGQTVTLRMSGTTADNVRVWSAEASSTGYRPSLRLTFTPVSGPDTQAPTVPAGLATSVANNADVTVTWSPSTDNVGVTGYSVYRGTTAGFTADAASKIADVTAPTYSDNGRTQGIWYYRVTARDAENNVSAASASTYATILANGGTPVEITVPITDDAMVAQSSPTTLYGTSNQLSSRGTGGTIESFLAVPLPAAPAGTALTGAVLSVRTSTDSTAASANAHDFRLMSGAWTEAAVNWNNRPQTTASGVLGSLTGAAALNTPYTVALSPEPFASALGQTVTLRMSSAGGDNVRLWSAEATSATYRPSVKLTFTPVAGPDTEAPSVPAGISASVVDNADVNLTWSASTDNTGVTGYTVYRGSAADFTADASSRLADVTTTSYADNGRPAGTWHYKVTARDAAGNVSAASAAATATITPPTVPPVVQTVVTSADTMVAASNPAGLYGTTNQLSSRFNTAIESFLSFALPAAPAGMQLTSVSLAVRTSTDTTAASADTHVFHLMSGTWDETTMTWNNRITQTASGAIGQLSGAAAVNTAYTATLSAADLAGLAGQTVTVRMSSTAGTDNVRIWSREATSAAYRPTLTLTYTAAP